In the Oryza glaberrima chromosome 6, OglaRS2, whole genome shotgun sequence genome, one interval contains:
- the LOC127776006 gene encoding probable jasmonic acid carboxyl methyltransferase 1 isoform X2, producing MIKKTAQDRMKPLIEEAVTAFCGVSVPKSMAIADLGCSSGPNALTLISSTVDAIHRYCMECAQPPPEMCLFLNDLPSNDFNSVAKSLAEFKHSQDVSSHHVVVANMVPGSFYERLFTSDSVHFFCSSISLQWLSKAPEELAKRKIPMYDSDERLRLLNHEIVANAYARQFRKDFTLFLSLRARELVLGGRLIFSLIGRCSSNPASVSTQVWKVVSVALNDMASRGVISKEKFDTFHIPMYAPMENELNGIIEDEGSFQINKAMAHDTFLATDGVLASPNTIAAMVRAVFEPAIVQHFGFSAGIMDDFASVVERLSTTSVVEAEFPLACLCFSLTRAR from the exons ATGATCAAG AAAACTGCCCAAGATAGGATGAAGCCTCTCATAGAGGAAGCCGTCACAGCCTTCTGCGGAGTATCTGTTCCCAAGAGCATGGCAATTGCGGACTTGGGCTGCTCATCTGGCCCGAACGCACTCACGCTCATTTCATCTACGGTCGATGCCATCCACCGTTATTGTATGGAATGCGCGCAGCCACCACCAGAAATGTGCCTTTTCCTCAACGATCTTCCATCCAATGACTTCAACTCCGTTGCGAAGAGTCTGGCCGAATTCAAGCACAGCCAGGATGTGTCCTCTCatcacgtcgtcgtcgccaacaTGGTACCTGGGTCATTCTATGAGAGGCTTTTCACTTCCGACTCAGTGCATTTCTTCTGCTCCTCCATCAGCTTGCAATGGTTATCAAAG GCACCTGAAGAACTTGCCAAGAGAAAAATCCCAATGTATGATAGCGACGAGCGCTTGAGGCTGTTGAACCATGAAATTGTTGCCAACGCTTATGCTCGACAGTTTAGAAAGGATTTCACGCTATTCTTGTCCTTGAGGGCTCGAGAACTGGTTCTCGGAGGTCGGTTGATTTTCTCGCTGATCGGTAGATGTTCAAGCAACCCGGCCTCCGTGTCTACTCAAGTATGGAAAGTGGTATCTGTAGCCTTGAATGACATGGCATCGAGG GGTGTGATTAGCAAAGAGAAGTTCGACACATTCCACATACCTATGTATGCACCTatggaaaatgaattaaatgGGATAATTGAAGATGAGGGCTCATTTCAAATCAACAAGGCGATGGCCCACGATACTTTCCTTGCCACAGATGGAGTGTTGGCGAGTCCAAACACAATAGCTGCAATGGTAAGAGCGGTGTTCGAGCCAGCAATAGTGCAGCATTTTGGGTTCTCGGCAGGAATTATGGATGACTTTGCTAGTGTAGTGGAGCGACTCTCGACTACGAGTGTCGTTGAAGCTGAATTCCCATTAGCTTGCTTATGTTTTTCGCTCACCAGAGCACGTTGA
- the LOC127776006 gene encoding probable jasmonic acid carboxyl methyltransferase 1 isoform X1, with protein MATIQIVHMNPGQGETSYARNSTIQKTAQDRMKPLIEEAVTAFCGVSVPKSMAIADLGCSSGPNALTLISSTVDAIHRYCMECAQPPPEMCLFLNDLPSNDFNSVAKSLAEFKHSQDVSSHHVVVANMVPGSFYERLFTSDSVHFFCSSISLQWLSKAPEELAKRKIPMYDSDERLRLLNHEIVANAYARQFRKDFTLFLSLRARELVLGGRLIFSLIGRCSSNPASVSTQVWKVVSVALNDMASRGVISKEKFDTFHIPMYAPMENELNGIIEDEGSFQINKAMAHDTFLATDGVLASPNTIAAMVRAVFEPAIVQHFGFSAGIMDDFASVVERLSTTSVVEAEFPLACLCFSLTRAR; from the exons ATGGCCACCATACAAATTGTCCATATGAATCCAGGGCAAGGCGAAACAAGCTACGCTCGCAACTCTACAATTCAG AAAACTGCCCAAGATAGGATGAAGCCTCTCATAGAGGAAGCCGTCACAGCCTTCTGCGGAGTATCTGTTCCCAAGAGCATGGCAATTGCGGACTTGGGCTGCTCATCTGGCCCGAACGCACTCACGCTCATTTCATCTACGGTCGATGCCATCCACCGTTATTGTATGGAATGCGCGCAGCCACCACCAGAAATGTGCCTTTTCCTCAACGATCTTCCATCCAATGACTTCAACTCCGTTGCGAAGAGTCTGGCCGAATTCAAGCACAGCCAGGATGTGTCCTCTCatcacgtcgtcgtcgccaacaTGGTACCTGGGTCATTCTATGAGAGGCTTTTCACTTCCGACTCAGTGCATTTCTTCTGCTCCTCCATCAGCTTGCAATGGTTATCAAAG GCACCTGAAGAACTTGCCAAGAGAAAAATCCCAATGTATGATAGCGACGAGCGCTTGAGGCTGTTGAACCATGAAATTGTTGCCAACGCTTATGCTCGACAGTTTAGAAAGGATTTCACGCTATTCTTGTCCTTGAGGGCTCGAGAACTGGTTCTCGGAGGTCGGTTGATTTTCTCGCTGATCGGTAGATGTTCAAGCAACCCGGCCTCCGTGTCTACTCAAGTATGGAAAGTGGTATCTGTAGCCTTGAATGACATGGCATCGAGG GGTGTGATTAGCAAAGAGAAGTTCGACACATTCCACATACCTATGTATGCACCTatggaaaatgaattaaatgGGATAATTGAAGATGAGGGCTCATTTCAAATCAACAAGGCGATGGCCCACGATACTTTCCTTGCCACAGATGGAGTGTTGGCGAGTCCAAACACAATAGCTGCAATGGTAAGAGCGGTGTTCGAGCCAGCAATAGTGCAGCATTTTGGGTTCTCGGCAGGAATTATGGATGACTTTGCTAGTGTAGTGGAGCGACTCTCGACTACGAGTGTCGTTGAAGCTGAATTCCCATTAGCTTGCTTATGTTTTTCGCTCACCAGAGCACGTTGA